The Streptomyces rimosus genomic interval TCGCGCAGCCCGTCCTGGTCCACGACCGGGCGTACTTCGGGATGGGCGAGTATCGCCTTGGCCTCCGAGCCGAACAGCAGCCCGCGCTCCGTCGGGAAGTAATACAGCGGCTTGATGCCGATCCGGTCGCGGACGAGGACCAGTTCCTCGCTGCGCGCGTCCCAGAGGCCGAAGGCGAACATTCCGTTCAGCTTGTCGACCATGCCCGCGCCCCATTGCAGATAGGCGTGCAGGACGACTTCGGTATCGCTTTCGGTGCGGAACCGGTGCCCGAGCGCGCGCAGTTCGGCCCGCAGCTCGCGGTAGTTGTACACCTCTCCGCTGTACGTGACGGCCGCCAGCGTGCGGCCGTCGTGCTCGACGGTCATCGGCTGGACCCCGCCTTCCAGGTCGATCACCGCGAGGCGCCGGTGGCCGAGGCCGATGTGGGTATCCGTCCAGTATCCCTGCGCGTCAGGGCCCCGACAGGCCATCGTGTCGGCCATGCCCCGCAGCACGTCCCGCGCGCCGTGCATATCACGCTCGAAATCCACCCAGCCCGTTATGCCGCACATGACATCCTCACTCTCTTTTCGGTTCGAGTCGGGTCGGCCGGCGCGCCAGGTTCAGCGCGGGTCACCAGGTGACCGGGAATGCGTGGATACCGTAGATGTCCGCGTCGTGCTTGAACGGCAGTTCACGGGTCGGTATCGCGGAGCGCAGCGTCGGTATCCGCCGGAGCAGCGTCGCATAGACGATCTCCAGTTCCATGCGGGCGAGATTCTGCCCCAGGCACTGATGAGCCCCGAAGCCGAACGCCAGTTGGTGACGGGCTCCGCGTTGCAGGTCCAGTGTGTCGCCGTCGGGAAACACCGAGGGGTCGCGGTTGGCCACATTGCACAGCGCCACGAGGACATCGCCCGCCTTGATGAGGCTGCCGCCCAGTTCCACGTCCTCGGTGGCGACGCGCGTGGGAATGAACTCGGCGATGGTGAAGTACCGCAGGAGTTCCTCCACCGCGACCGGGAGCTTGCTCGGGTCCGCGCGCAGGGCGTCCGCGTCCGCGGGGCGGTCGAGCAGGGCCATGGTGCCCAGCGAAATCATGTTCGCGGTGGTCTCGTGTCCGGCGACCAGCAGCAGAAAGGCCATGCGCGCCAGGTCCTGGTGGCGGTACGTCCCCGCCTCGCGCAGCTTCACGATCTGGCGCCCGAGCAGGTCGTCGGTCGGCTCGGCCTCCTTCTCGGTGATGAGGTCGCCGAGAAAATCGATGAGTTCGTCCAGCGCGCGCAGCCGCTCTTCCGCCGAAGCGCCGCGTAGCAACAGCATGTGGGACCGGGACTGGAAGAAGTCGTGGCCTTCGTAGGGCACACCGAGCTGTTCACAGATCACCAGCGAGGGAACGGGGAGCGCGAGCGCGCTGACCAGGTCAGCGGGTTTCGGACCGGCCAGCATGGTGTCGATGCAGTCGTCCACGATCTGCTGGATCCGCGGCTGCAGGGCCTTCATGCGCTTGAGGGTGAATTCGCCGGTCACGGAACGGCGGACTTCCCGGTGTTCCGCCCCGTCCATGGAAATCATCGTCCGGCGGAAGTTGCCCGGCTGCCCGTCGACCTGGAAGGGAAAGCCCTGCTGCTGCCGGTCGGCGCTGAATCGGGCGTCGTTGAGCATGGTGCGGATATCGGCGTGATTGCTCACCGCCCAGACCGGCGCACCCGGCCCCAAGGTCGCCAGGGTGACCTTGACGGGGCGGCCCTGCTGCTGGAATGCGATGTGCTGCGCATTCGGGGAGTAGGGGCAGGCGCGGGCGATTTCCAGTTCCTGCGCGGCCGCGGTCACGGTCGCTGTAGCTGTCGAGGCACGTTCCGTATTGGTCACGGTTTCCCCTTCTCCGGTACGCCGAGGGACACATTGCCGGTGGGCGGGTGCGGTGGACGCGGCGCTGCGGGCTCAGGCCTGACCGGCGGCCGGTTCGCCATGGCCCTGCCACGGGCGGGCGAGGGCGACCAGGGCCACCGCGGCGATGAGGGAACAGCCCAGGACCACGACGGCCGTCGACATCGCGGTGGTGTTGCCCAGCACGCCGGGGAGCGGTGCGGCCGCGGCGCCGAGCACGAACTGGGCGCCGCCGAGCAGACCGGAAGCGGCGCCGGGGGCGTCGCTTCCAACCGCGAGGATGATGGTGGTCGAGGCGGGCAGCAGCAGCCCGAACCCGGTGGTCAGACCGAACAGGCAGGCCCAGGTGGTGGGGAAGGTGCTGATGCCGAGGGAGAGCAGTCCCACCAGCACGGCCAGGGAGACGACGGTGATGGCCACGCCGACGGCGAGCAGGCTGTTCAGGCGTACGCGCCCGGCCAGCCGCCCGAAGACCGTACCGGCCGCCACGGTGCCGACGGCGTTCGCGGCGAAGACGAGGCTGTAGCCGGTGGGCGACAGGCCGTAGATGTTCTGGAAGACGAAGGGCGAGCCGCTGATGTACGCGAACAGGGCGCCCAGCCCGCACCCCATGACGAGCAGGTAGCCGACCAGTTCGCGGCGCCGGAGCAGGCCGCCCATCGCGGCGAACACGGCTCGCAGGCCGCCGGTCCTGCGCCGTTCGGCGGGCAGCGATTCGGGCACCCAGGACCGGACCGCCAGCAACAGCAGCAGCCCCGTCAGGGCCAGCGCCACGAACACCAGGCGCCACGAGCCGATGTCGAGGATCAGCCCGCCGGCCACCGGCGCGAGCACCGGCGCGGTCGAGCCGATCACGCTCAGCGTGGTGAGCTGGCGCGCGGCGTGGGTGCCGGTGAACCGGTCGCTGACGACGGCCCGTCCGATGACGATCCCCGCGCCGCCCGCGACGCCTTGCAGCAGCCGGGCCAGGTCGAAGACGGCGATGGTCGGGGCGACCGCACAGACCAGGGAGAACACGGTGAACATGCCGGAACCGGCGAGGAGTAAGCGCCGTCGCCCCATCGCGTCGCTGAGCGGGCCGATGACGATCTGGCCGATGGCGAGCCCGATGAGGCAGGCCGTCAGGGAGAGCTGGACGGCCGTCTTCGAGGTGCCGTACGAGCCGACGATCTCGGGGAAGCCGGGCGCGTACATGTCGATGGCGAACGGCGAAACCGCCGAGAGCCCGCCGAGGACGATGATGAGTCGCCCCGTTCCGGTCCGGGCGGGCGCGGAATCGATGCTGACAGTCATCGGTCTCCATCCGAAGGTGCCTGAGGGATAGCTGAACAGTAAGGTAAGCCTAACCTTACTTCCACCTCGGCTGTCGACCCGGCCCCGGCGCGGAACCGGATCGCCACCGCCCATCAGCGCCGGTCAAAGCCGCACGCTCTTCGGGTAGTTGGGCAGCACGAAGGCAGCGGCCCATGCGGTACCGCCGACGGCGCCGAGGGCACCACGGTGCGGCACCGAGGCCGCCGGTCATCGCGTACGGCAACGGCATGGGCCGCTCCACGCCATATCTTCCGCACCGGGACATCGCCATGGTGTGGAGCACGGGGCCCGGGAATGTGGAGCGCGGTGCCCAACCGCCGCGGGCGCTGCGGCACCTGCTCTCAGGAGTCAGAAGTTCGCCCGCGCTACGGAAGCCCGCTCTACGGAAGCCAGGCGCGCCACGGGAGCCAGAGCGTGCCCGCCCTCAGGGCGTCACGAGTGCGCCCGCCGGAACCGGGCGGGAGTGATGCCCCGGTCGCGCCGGAAGGCGTAGCCGAAATTGCTGGGTGAGGCGTAACCGACCTCGTGCCCGATCCGGGCCACCGGCCAGTCGGTTTCCACGAGCAGCGCCGCGGCCCGGTCGAGGCAGCGACGCCGGTGGTACTCCATCACCGATGTCCCGTACAGCGCGCGGAACCCGGTGGCCAGGCGCCGTACCGACATCGAGGACGCGCGGGCCAGCTCGGCCAGCGTCGGCGGCGCGTGGCGTGCTTGCCACAGCAGGTCGGGGACGCGGCGCAGCGCGGCCACCTCGTGGTCGTCCAGGACCAGGGGCTCCTGGGCGTCCGCGGGCGGCGCGGTGACGGTGAGCCCGTCGATCAGTGCGGCCATCGCCGCCACCAGCCGCGACTCCATGAACAGCAGGCGCCCGGGGGACGAGCGCCGGTGCAGGAAGATCTCCTCCAGCGGCCCGGCCACCGGGCGCAGCTCGGCGGACCGGCCCAGATACCGTTCGCGCGCGACGTGGTCCGGCCCGATGGCCGGCAGGGCGCCCGTACCGAGACCACCGAGGTAGGACTCCAGTCCGGTCCAGGTCCCGGTGATCGACACCGCCCGGTACCGCTCGCCGTCGCCGTGCGCGATGACGCCGTCGGTAGCGCACCGGGGGCTCAGCGACACCGAACTGGCCCGCAG includes:
- a CDS encoding cytochrome P450, with product MTNTERASTATATVTAAAQELEIARACPYSPNAQHIAFQQQGRPVKVTLATLGPGAPVWAVSNHADIRTMLNDARFSADRQQQGFPFQVDGQPGNFRRTMISMDGAEHREVRRSVTGEFTLKRMKALQPRIQQIVDDCIDTMLAGPKPADLVSALALPVPSLVICEQLGVPYEGHDFFQSRSHMLLLRGASAEERLRALDELIDFLGDLITEKEAEPTDDLLGRQIVKLREAGTYRHQDLARMAFLLLVAGHETTANMISLGTMALLDRPADADALRADPSKLPVAVEELLRYFTIAEFIPTRVATEDVELGGSLIKAGDVLVALCNVANRDPSVFPDGDTLDLQRGARHQLAFGFGAHQCLGQNLARMELEIVYATLLRRIPTLRSAIPTRELPFKHDADIYGIHAFPVTW
- a CDS encoding multidrug effflux MFS transporter — translated: MTVSIDSAPARTGTGRLIIVLGGLSAVSPFAIDMYAPGFPEIVGSYGTSKTAVQLSLTACLIGLAIGQIVIGPLSDAMGRRRLLLAGSGMFTVFSLVCAVAPTIAVFDLARLLQGVAGGAGIVIGRAVVSDRFTGTHAARQLTTLSVIGSTAPVLAPVAGGLILDIGSWRLVFVALALTGLLLLLAVRSWVPESLPAERRRTGGLRAVFAAMGGLLRRRELVGYLLVMGCGLGALFAYISGSPFVFQNIYGLSPTGYSLVFAANAVGTVAAGTVFGRLAGRVRLNSLLAVGVAITVVSLAVLVGLLSLGISTFPTTWACLFGLTTGFGLLLPASTTIILAVGSDAPGAASGLLGGAQFVLGAAAAPLPGVLGNTTAMSTAVVVLGCSLIAAVALVALARPWQGHGEPAAGQA
- a CDS encoding helix-turn-helix domain-containing protein, whose amino-acid sequence is MTPVHQLAGAAGSTDLDATYAAYFASIAQADTCRDGTVRHRLRPEVGDGTIEVTPLRSGFHILRYDVAFAGGHQVRFAFPGDHFELEHCVDGRMHIRETSTGAGDLRASSVSLSPRCATDGVIAHGDGERYRAVSITGTWTGLESYLGGLGTGALPAIGPDHVARERYLGRSAELRPVAGPLEEIFLHRRSSPGRLLFMESRLVAAMAALIDGLTVTAPPADAQEPLVLDDHEVAALRRVPDLLWQARHAPPTLAELARASSMSVRRLATGFRALYGTSVMEYHRRRCLDRAAALLVETDWPVARIGHEVGYASPSNFGYAFRRDRGITPARFRRAHS